In Myripristis murdjan chromosome 23, fMyrMur1.1, whole genome shotgun sequence, the DNA window TTGGACACCAAAATGgagttttcaaatttaccctGGCTTTATGTGGAAATGACTTGAGCACCGAGCTCTTCTGGATGCtgcacaaacaggcacacagaTGTATCCTTGCTTTTAAGAAATCTctgatttcaaaagaaaaaaaaaaaaaacttctcttgAGAGAACTGATAAAGCTTTAATATTAAAACTAGACACCCACTGTAGCccaaacattttgctttttaataGTGGATATTTATCAACTGTTCTTGAAaatgagctgattttttttttttttttttcaattccttTAGTTCTTTTATTCATGCACCTTGGGGAACAGCAAGGTTTTTTGCACTTTGTCTGTCTGAAGGTTCAGACACTTATTTATACAAATTCATGAACTACACTTGGCCCTGGTGCTGAACCAATGGGACATGAAACGTGGAAAGGTTAGTGTGTGGTCGACTATCTTGGCCCAAGAGACTTTATGTGAAGAGTAGAGTGAGGGGTGGAAGAAAAAcgatgaagaaaagaaaaatgaaagcatcTTCTACCATTAAGAACACCAGCCCGTGCTCTCACAGGAGGACTGAAAAGACCAATTACAACCCATCATAGCACTTCTTCCAGCAGCAATTTTAGACTTTGACTGCAATAATTCTAACAGACTAGATCCTCTTAAttttagagacagaaaatgatgaggattttttttcttaaaagtgAGATCTTTTGGAATACAGCGCGCTGTGAAGCCGCTTTAAGCATGTGGTTAAAACCAGCAGGagatgaaacagcagcagacacaGAGTCTCGGCCGCCTGGCAGTCTGTCTCGCTCTTTCAAACTGCTCTCATTCTGTCACaccctttacacacacacacacacacacctagtcTCAAACTGGAAGGACAGTGCGTATTGTCAAGACTAACGTAGTGTCTCAGcaagaactgtgtgtgtttgtctctgcatATCAAAACACTTCTTCAAGATCTTAATTTCCTGACTGGATTTGAAGACTTTTGTTAATGTTCAATAAGATGCAGATTAATAGTGGTTGAGCAATATGACTGAACTAGGGCACTACAATATATGGCTGAAATATTCCTCACATAGATAAGACCACAATATGTTCTGGGcctatattcatatttttgttgtagGCTGTGAATCGTACTCTGTGTCATGTGGTTTTGCACACTGGGGACTCAAGGAAAAATTGTTGTTACCTGGGAAAcaactaatggggatcctaataaactACTAATATCAAACACCAATGACTCTTTCACTACAtatataatatgtgtgtgtacctacaGTTACTTCCCCATATGTCCTAAATGTTTGAGCATTGACAAGGAAATAATAAAATCCTGCTCTGTGTAGGaaccctgtgtgttttttcgtGGGCAAtgctgtgagtgtttgtgtacaGCTGGTTGCATGTATTGTTAGGGTATTGTGGCTTTAACCGTTGCATGCCTAACTAACAGCACAATCCATAATTTAGGAATTTAAAGTTCCACCGTTATAGTCCTTCtctgaataaatgtgtgtgtaaatgtgtgtgtacctcagcCAGTAGGACTATCCTCTTGCCGTCAGGCCAGATGACATGGTCCACCTGAGAGCGCACTCTCTCCCAGGTAAGCTCCGGGGTCCGCAGACTGGCCTATAGGAGCACAACATCGTCATAAACAataacattatcatcatcatttttaacatCCCTGACTTGTTAGTTCTGAATTTGTGCTGAACTGCTGGTTAGGTTTAGACGTCACTAGTCTCAAATTCACTTGTgtctctgtcattttcatttttcttcctgttgGTGCAGCTGCACAAATGGCATTTCTTTTCCCCCCTTGCTCTGTTATAAGTGTCTTCATTTGTTCTTTTAAACTACCCAAAGCTAATCCAAAACTGAGGGGAGGCCTCATTCTTCACCCTCCTGGCTCCAGACCCATTCCCATTCTAACTAAACAGACTGACTTTTGGACGTTTTTTAACCTTTACCATGGAAAGTCAACTGAGCATACTTGCTCTTTTCCAGTAACCTTTCAGAAGTTCCTCTCCCCAATGAATAATTtctcatctcttttctctctaaaaggaaaaaaagaagtctgttctctctctctctttggttcTTGATTTTTCCTCCACACACCTTACACTATAATATACTATCCTACTGCCATACATTGTCATTGTTAATGGGAACAGGCACACAAAGGTCTTGATCTTTGCATACCGTGTTGCTGGTTgcttataattttgataatttaaCCTTATTCCCTGTGTGTTACAGTGAAACACCTCAGCTGAATGCTTAGAGAAAATGGTTCAGTGTGGTTGTctcttgtctgtttatttttgcttaCAAATGAAGCTTGTCTGACACTGATGTCAAAGTATGGATCTATGTTACAAGAGTCAAAATTGGATTTGGAAAGGAACAGTGTATCAGCCACACTGGCAGATACCAAACCTTCTTTAAGCGGCCCTTTCTCATTTGATAAATGTAGTTGTTGGATGAAACAATTAAATAGTTAAAATGATGTGCCTGCTCTGGTCTTAACAAATATGGAGTAAATGCAAATCTGTACCATAACTTAGCCTAACCGGTCAACCAGGCTCTTTATTTCTGGTTTGATACTTAGGCTGACCACTGAACCTGTAAAATGCTTTGGCCATTCACAACTGCACCATCATCACAGGCTATGTCGTcagtcaccatgacaacagtaATCAATCAATGCCCATGGTCAACCCTGAAAGGCAAGGTGACTGTCAATCACGCAGTCAGTGACTgtcatggcaacacacacacaggttattaGTTTGTGCGGTTACTGACCACATCGATCTCAGTGTTGGAGTGTCCCATGTTGCAAACAATGCAGCCATTCTTCATACGGTCCAGGTACTCTCTCACCACCACGTTCTTATTGCCtgaggagaagaggggagagaagaagagaagttATATCggagtgaggagagagacagacagagggggagagggagagagagagagagagagagagagagagagatggaatgaGAGACAGCAAACCACAGAAATACCGTAAGAAACACAAGGCAGCAAGACATAAAGCATGAGACAGtgtcaaagaaagaaagaaagacagaacaaaaagaaCGCCAGTGAGGTTCACCAAACCGTTTGTTGCTGGCTTATATTAAATAGTTCTGTTAACGAGTCAGCGCGAGCAATAGCccatacatgtgtgtatgggCGTGTAAACGTCTCTGCTCTGAGTTTATAACGAAAGTTTTCCATTACTTTCCATTATTTTGATCAAAACTAATggattcataaaccacagatgTTTATATAGGAGTTTGACTTTTGTAAATGGggagaaaaatgcaaattttgagGGATTCTCTCTCTACCAGTTATGCTTCATGCGATGTTAAAGATTTCATGCCTGCTATCTCAACACTGTACAGATAAAAACCTCAtcatatcatattttatttggGAGTAAAAACATGATTCTAATATTATACTAATAATAACAGCTGTttgcgccccccccccccccccccccccccccccccccccctttatTTCAGCTAATGTTTCTCTTGTACCATTTATTTAAGAGCACTGTGACTTTATTAAGAGAAGTCTCATACAAATAGCATTTATCTCCTTATTATCTTTCCCGTTCAATTACCGTCTCCTGCTGAACACAGCCTGCTGTTTCAGGCCTGTCTGGCAACATCAGGTAATGAAGCAGGGAGACAGCCAAATCTCAGCTCGAATTAACAGTTCAGGACAGCTCCGGAGCTGCTGAGCTGGAGAACTGCATTAATAACTGCTACCATGACTAGAATATCTGTCCAGTCATGCTCTGGCACACACTGGCACAGAATGACGGAGTGATTTGTATAGTCTGCTGTCTAGTGCATGTCTTGCACCTTCCTTGTGCAGAGTGTGAATACTGTACTCCCTGTGCTGTAATTGCCTTTATATATTTCTGCTACGCGGTTAGGTATGGATTATATCCCTCCACCACAGTCAAATTCCTGTACAGCTGTTGTAAGGAGATTACTTAAAGAATGATTCTTAAAGAAAATCatgtatcaatttcaggctcaCCAGCCAAAGGTGAGTGtgactgaaagagaaaaagacactgTGGGACAGAGCTGTCACCATGGCGAAATTTGAATTAAGACAGAGAGACCTAAATGGCAAGATGGAGGCAGAGTGAACTTCTACCTGTGCAAGTGATGACAATGTCCACTTGTCTGATGACTTCGTTCAGCTTCACCAGCCTGAAGCCGTCCATGCTGTGAATGGCGCAaggtggggagaaaaaaaaaaggagcattaCACCAAGAAATTTCTTTGGTTCTGACTCATAACTGCAGCAGCAAGCCATAGGTGGTCGACAAGCTGCTTATCCACATGTGGTCACAGTGACTGGCTGTCTTACCAGGCCTGCAGAGCACAGATTGGGTCGATCTCTGTGACGTAGACGATGGAGCCCATGGCTTTGAGGGCAGCACAGCAGCCCTTCCCCACCTGTGGATAGAGATATGccagataaaaataaatcagcaagcACAGGGGACCTGGTGTCAGTTCACATGATGACACATCAACACTGCGGCTGAGTGGCTCAGTAGGTAGAGAATAGCTCCATCTCTTCTGTGGTTAGGGGTTTGCTTTCCACTGCAGCAACTGAAACATATGGCACAGTGATGTCTTGGAAAACTAAACACACGGCTTAGTTGGTGTACAGCACTGAACAAAGGAGTGGAAATAtagcacaaaaatattttttaagtgcACAAAGATCTCTAGTGCCCCCTCTATATTAATACAAAGGTGATCAAAAGCACATTAACAGCCAAATAGCAACATTGTTAGACTATCCACTGAATACTGAATAACACTGTCTCTTAACTGCCTTGAGGCGGATAGTATTTATCCTGGATCCTCACCTACACCTACAGCTCTCCTTAAAGTGGATCCATTAGATAAAATCAATACAGTATCACAGTTTTCACCTGCATTTATCTGATAAGTATATTTCAAGGAAGGAGATGGGTCTATTACTTTGTACACTCAGTGAATAGgcattgtctgtgtgtttttgtgcgtgtgtgtgtgtgagaatttaTCTGTCTTACCTCTCCGTATCCGCACACCACTACCTGCTTGCCTCCAAACATGACGTCAGTGGTTCTCTTCAGGCTACAGGGAGAAAGGACAACAGTTCAGTTACGTTATTTGATAATTATTTTCAGACTGACAATCATGCCACTTCAAGATGAACAGCAGCTGATCTAAGGAGTTATTCATGGCTATTAAGACAACCCAGCTAACCACCATATGCCacattacaaaaatacaaaaaatacattacaaacTGAAATTCTACCATTGAAAACCATGACGGCTTCACAGAACATTCAGCATGTTTGTTGGTAGAAAGGTaaaatttaatattattaaagCAAGCATCTGTCTTGAACCAATTacttaaaaacagtaaaagttcacaaataatctgtttttatttatttatttttttacccaTCCAAGATGGACTCCCTGCAGCAATAAAGGTTGTCAAACTTCTGCTTGGTCACTGAGTCGTTGACGTTCATGGCTGGAACACACAGCTTCCCTGCCTTCGACAGCTGGTACAACctaaatatatgcacacacgcacacatgcatgcatacacataagATTGCATAGAAAAGTTAGTCGTGCTGTGTGAACAGAACAGAAGTTATAACATAATAAAACTTTGTCTGTAAAGTGCTGACAAAGCAGTTTGGAAGCATCactgttttgcaaaatgatataaaattgattcacaaagacaaactgtattttggaaattttcagaaatCTATCCACCCATGATATAGAAATATTCCACATGTTTGCACAAAGTGTACAATGGCAGCATGTGACAAGATGCATAGCATGCTCAAGCAGCGCTGTACATGTATAATCTGTCTCTTGCTGGAACACATTTTCACCACTAGGTGGCAACATCACCATATCAGaaatagcgtgtgtgtgtaagagagagagagagaacaacagagAGACTACATTCTCTGGGTTAAGACACTGAGAACTGGCTTCATCAAGTAAAAAGTGTAATATTTCAGAGCTTTACCCGAAACATTAGTTTGCAGAACTactgagagaagagagacagacagagagagggagagagaaagtatgtgtgtatgtgtgtgtgtgtgtgtgtgtgtgtctaatccCCACCTGTGCACACCAGTAACACTCTCCTCTACAATGCCCTTGATCTTCTTGAACATGTTGGGGTATTTCTTATAGATCCAGTGAGTCAGATCTCCACCATCATCCAGGATCTGGCcgacaggaagagagaaagagaaagagagaaagacacagaaccTGTTCAGTACTTGAAAAGCAATATGATACATGTAGATTATTTCCAGGGTGGGACAAAACATTTTCCCATTCAGCCAACTCAGGAAGtgtttgtttctcaaaattcaAAGGAAGGAAATCCTTTTcccacaaaatattttcatatccATTCTATAAAGTTTTTAGATGGCTTATTTCTTATGTATCAATCCAATCAATGTTTGTTTGACTAACAGTGTTTTGTACAATGTACCAATTAATAGGTTTTAGATCTCCTTTTCCTGAGCAAAATCTGAATCCAAAAGTTAGAAACAGGTGTTCCACTTAatttttgtcagctgaagtaTTGATTCTGGTATATAGCAGCCACTGTCACCGCAGGACGTATAAATCTTGTTTCCTGCCCTTTAGCATGCTTTATTTAGGATGTAGGTACACTACCATGTTGGGCTGCCAGCCCTCCAGGTTGACACAGCGATCGATGCACCACCAGAAGTCATCCTCTGACTCACCCTTCCACGCAAACACACTGAAACCTGGAGAGAGACGGGAAGCATGAGAAATAtacagagagggaacaaaagaaagcaagaaggagacagagcagagcatgAGGACAGTGAGTCAGACAGGGCAGAGATGAGCTGAGCTTATCATCTAAaaggtgtgagagagaaaggagagaagggcaggtgtcacattgaaatacacacatgcacactagcaagcacacacacacacacacacacacacacacacacacacacacacacacacacatacagactcaCCTCCCTCTGCCAATGCAGCTGCCACTTCGTTCTGGGTGGAATAGATGTTGCAGGCTGCCCATCTGCACTGAGCCCCCAATGCTGAGAGAGTCTCCATCAGCAcctgaggagaggggagaataTCAGGTTTGACAGCTGCAGCAAACAATACATGATGTAGTCTGTGTGAACACTCTTATTCAAGCATCATTTCAGGAAAAACATACAGCAAAGGTCAGGTTTGGCTGCTTTTATAGCTGTGGCTCCTATTGGAGTAGTTATTAGAATGTATATTGGcagtgaatctgtgtgtgtgtgtgtgtgtgtgtgtgtgtgtgtgt includes these proteins:
- the ahcyl2b gene encoding adenosylhomocysteinase like 2b isoform X4 — protein: MLKKKKDGESSEPAVKKIQFADQKQEFNKRPTKIGRRSLSRSISQSSTDSYSSAASYTDSSDDETSPRDKQQKNSKGNGDFCIKNIKQADFGRREIEIAEQEMPALMALRKRAQGEKPLAGAKVVGCTHITAQTAVLMETLSALGAQCRWAACNIYSTQNEVAAALAEGGFSVFAWKGESEDDFWWCIDRCVNLEGWQPNMILDDGGDLTHWIYKKYPNMFKKIKGIVEESVTGVHRLYQLSKAGKLCVPAMNVNDSVTKQKFDNLYCCRESILDGLKRTTDVMFGGKQVVVCGYGEVGKGCCAALKAMGSIVYVTEIDPICALQACMDGFRLVKLNEVIRQVDIVITCTGNKNVVVREYLDRMKNGCIVCNMGHSNTEIDVASLRTPELTWERVRSQVDHVIWPDGKRIVLLAEGRLLNLSCSTVPTFVLSITATTQALALIELYNAPEGRYKQDVYLLPKKMDEYVASLHLPTFDAHLTELTDEQAKYLGLNKNGPFKPNYYRY
- the ahcyl2b gene encoding adenosylhomocysteinase like 2b isoform X3; translation: MLKKKKDGESSEPAVKKQIQFADQKQEFNKRPTKIGRRSLSRSISQSSTDSYSSAASYTDSSDDETSPRDKQQKNSKGNGDFCIKNIKQADFGRREIEIAEQEMPALMALRKRAQGEKPLAGAKVVGCTHITAQTAVLMETLSALGAQCRWAACNIYSTQNEVAAALAEGGFSVFAWKGESEDDFWWCIDRCVNLEGWQPNMILDDGGDLTHWIYKKYPNMFKKIKGIVEESVTGVHRLYQLSKAGKLCVPAMNVNDSVTKQKFDNLYCCRESILDGLKRTTDVMFGGKQVVVCGYGEVGKGCCAALKAMGSIVYVTEIDPICALQACMDGFRLVKLNEVIRQVDIVITCTGNKNVVVREYLDRMKNGCIVCNMGHSNTEIDVASLRTPELTWERVRSQVDHVIWPDGKRIVLLAEGRLLNLSCSTVPTFVLSITATTQALALIELYNAPEGRYKQDVYLLPKKMDEYVASLHLPTFDAHLTELTDEQAKYLGLNKNGPFKPNYYRY
- the ahcyl2b gene encoding adenosylhomocysteinase like 2b isoform X5, which translates into the protein MLYGVSRRPISAASYTDSSDDETSPRDKQQKNSKGNGDFCIKNIKQADFGRREIEIAEQEMPALMALRKRAQGEKPLAGAKVVGCTHITAQTAVLMETLSALGAQCRWAACNIYSTQNEVAAALAEGGFSVFAWKGESEDDFWWCIDRCVNLEGWQPNMILDDGGDLTHWIYKKYPNMFKKIKGIVEESVTGVHRLYQLSKAGKLCVPAMNVNDSVTKQKFDNLYCCRESILDGLKRTTDVMFGGKQVVVCGYGEVGKGCCAALKAMGSIVYVTEIDPICALQACMDGFRLVKLNEVIRQVDIVITCTGNKNVVVREYLDRMKNGCIVCNMGHSNTEIDVASLRTPELTWERVRSQVDHVIWPDGKRIVLLAEGRLLNLSCSTVPTFVLSITATTQALALIELYNAPEGRYKQDVYLLPKKMDEYVASLHLPTFDAHLTELTDEQAKYLGLNKNGPFKPNYYRY